From one Humulus lupulus chromosome 8, drHumLupu1.1, whole genome shotgun sequence genomic stretch:
- the LOC133795006 gene encoding uncharacterized protein LOC133795006 yields the protein MDEYSSKKAEGYKVSSTKIVDIPKVGHHLNSVPVNITIPYANSLLDAYTFFKMFKPLFADLILSIHDIVNSQSFFRNRSCEEVFRVIEIELGFIYDVFYTKVVVIHSILGGCLRFFSFLCVLSVFVAFFIAEKQDYSAAHVIITYVLLAGAAILEMYAFLFLLCSDWTMLLLSKHKNIAVDLLYQVISHIPKFLIPKNKRWSNTIGQYNLIGFCLKYRPGKCSIYLKHFVSFYDQLVYEYYCKRISIHKELKEVIFKQLQKKSRGSKPSACKELCDHRGEWALKNEECDSRLGWSVMGEFDESILLWHIATDLCYKSDTDENLNNSQPNQSSNTVKRYNSKEISKLLSEYMLYFLVMRPFMLPNGIGQIRFQDTCAEAVEFFEGRKFIAGEKKACEALIKVSTEILPSEVKGDRSKSVLFDACGLAKGLQSLETEQNWDKEKKWELISHVWVEILSYAAGQCQKNQHVQQLRRGGELLSHVWLLMAHLGITKQFQITDGHARTKLIMQ from the coding sequence ATGGATGAGTATAGTTCAAAGAAAGCCGAGGGGTATAAGGTGTCTTCAACAAAAATAGTCGACATTCCTAAAGTAGGTCATCATCTTAATTCGGTCCCGGTAAACATCACAATACCCTATGCAAACAGCTTGTTAGACGCCTACACTTTCTTCAAGATGTTCAAGCCTCTTTTTGCAGACCTGATCCTAAGCATCCACGACATTGTCAATAGCCAATCCTTCTTCCGCAACAGATCCTGTGAGGAAGTCTTCAGGGTGATAGAGATAGAGCTTGGATTCATCTATGATGTGTTTTACACCAAAGTGGTTGTGATTCACTCAATCTTAGGTGGTTGTCTCCGGTTCTTTagttttttatgtgttctttccGTATTTGTGGCCTTCTTCATCGCTGAGAAGCAAGATTACTCTGCCGCACATGTCATCATCACCTATGTACTGCTGGCCGGAGCTGCCATTCTTGAGATGTATGCCTTTCTTTTTCTACTTTGCTCTGACTGGACAATGCTGTTGCTAAGCAAGCATAAGAACATTGCAGTGGATCTCTTGTACCAAGTAATTTCCCATATTCCAAAGTTTTTAATACCCAAAAACAAGAGATGGTCTAATACAATTGGACAATACAATCTTATAGGATTTTGCCTCAAATACAGGCCTGGCAAGTGCAGTATTTATCTGAAGCACTTCGTAAGTTTTTACGATCAGTTGGTATATGAGTACTATTGCAAGAGGATTAGCATCCACAAGGAATTGAAAGAGGTGATCTTTAAGCAGCTTCAAAAGAAATCTAGGGGATCAAAACCTAGCGCTTGTAAGGAATTATGTGATCATAGAGGTGAATGGGCTCTTAAGAATGAGGAATGTGACAGCAGACTTGGCTGGAGCGTTATGGGAGAATTTGATGAAAGCATTCTTCTCTGGCATATTGCAACAGATCTCTGTTATAAGTCTGATACGGATGAAAACTTAAACAACTCTCAACCGAATCAAAGCTCAAACACAGTTAAGCGTTACAATTCTAAAGAGATCAGTAAGCTCTTGTCCGAGTATATGCTGTATTTTCTGGTCATGCGGCCATTCATGTTGCCCAATGGGATTGGACAAATCCGGTTTCAAGACACATGCGCAGAGGCAGTCGAGTTCTTTGAGGGGAGAAAATTCATAGCTGGAGAGAAGAAGGCTTGTGAAGCATTAATCAAAGTGAGCACTGAAATTCTTCCGTCTGAAGTGAAAGGAGACAGAAGCAAATCGGTGTTATTTGATGCCTGTGGCCTTGCGAAAGGCCTACAATCCCTTGAAACAGAACAAAATTGGGACAAGGAAAAGAAGTGGGAATTGATCAGCCATGTTTGGGTGGAGATACTATCATATGCAGCCGGCCAATGCCAGAAAAATCAACATGTCCAGCAGCTAAGGCGAGGTGGCGAGCTACTCAGTCATGTCTGGCTTCTTATGGCTCATCTTGGTATAACCAAACAATTTCAAATTACAGATGGCCACGCGAGGACTAAGCTGATTATGCAATGA